taaaacGAATAAATATTACCTTCGACAAAatgcaacaaaaagaaaattgtagAAACAACCTTACACAAGTTTGAAGAGAGAAATTAATGAAGAGTAGAATTACTATATCAGTTATAACATTAACGGTAAGCCACTTCTTCTATTGATTCTATTACTAAATGTAACgtcttattgtttgttttgagtttaagaccgtttttcaacagtatttcagtcatgtaatggcgggcagttaacctaaccaatgttcctggtttctccgttctccgcaagtagctgccaacttccccacataaactgaggtggaagactaatgatttcagacacgatgtcgtttatcaaatagtcacagagaacatacgcccagccctaagatcgaactcacaaccccgcgatttatagaccaacgctctacctactgtgCTAAGCCAAATGTAACTTAGTTCGCAAAGCACATGAATAATACATCAGAGAGATGATATGTCAgaatttattttgtgttatatagcagaaaaaaatatttcccacTTACGGTTGTAATCAGTTAACCATGAATtcaatataaacaatataattttacttTTGCTAACAATTAGATCATAGAacaaatccaggaacactggttaggttatctgcccgccgttacatgactgaaatactgttggaaaacggtgttcaacccaaaacaaacaaacaaattattttacttttgaaatCAGACAATAAACTGCATTCAACTACAACATACAATTTATTCTTTCAGCCCAAGGGATGTCTTATGGCCCAAATCGTGTCACGAGTTATGCTGAAACTTCTTCTAGTTGTCACGGTGGTGAAATTCTTATGATCATTTTCGGAAGTATAATTGTTGTTCTCCTGATCGTTGTGCTTATTTGTGTGTGCTGGATCTGCTGCAGAAGAGACACTCATCGGGGCGGGGTTATCATTCGACCAATGGATCACATGCAAACAGGTATTGTAGTACTCATTTCACGTACTTCAGTTCTCCATTGAAATATAACGTTGGATTATATCTGAAATGTattgtattttcatgttttttactCACAGCTACTGAACTACACTTGAACGCGAAAGAACATGATTTATACACAAACGGATATTCTttcaaaaaatatacatacatcaATAAAGATTACCTagatataaaaagttattttgtgACTCCTAGATTCCGCTTTTCTCCATGGTCAGTGACTGGTCTCATTGAGGTCTACAGAAAGTGAAGAAATTGGTATTCAAAACTGTAAAAGATAAAAAAGCCTATGAAATtgctttttgttttatattttccccAATATTAATACTGTGACGTCATGGTTTTGCGAGTGCCAGTGTCCAGAGTGCAAGACGTTGTGAGCGACATAAAGAGTAAAAGAGTCTGCTTTAAAACAGTTAACTCAATGCGTGCAATGTCTTTGTAGTTGGATGTTAATAACCtgatcttttcacatattttcgCTACTTCACTGCTTGTCCAGTGATTGTTGTCTCTATATATTGGTGTCTTCTTTGGTTTTCTTAAGGTAGTGAATGTAACGCTGCCTGACAAATTTCATATGTTAATATCCTTTTATCATACTGGAAGAACCTACCCCTTTCGTAGGTGCACATCCTTATTAATCCGTAGTAAACATCTCCCTTTATATAGTATGTAAATGTAAGTGTCAATAGGggttaacataaaaaaaaatgttgatatgaATACTGAATACTGTGGACAGCATAGAATGTGCGTTAATACTGGACAACCGCTGCAGATGCGTCAATACTAGACAACCACTATAGATGCGTCATAATATGTTATATATCTTGGGCAAACCTTGTAGGTCCTACTTAGTCAGGATACTGGTCCAGGACAGCCTGTTTACCTATATCACCATCCGTTGTGATGAAATGCAAATATACAGGTATACTTTCCCGGTCTACATCAGTTACTACAAAATATCATACTATCAGGTACTCGGTTGTCTTTTTAATATTGCAATATCATTAAAAATGTCGGACAACGCGTACATAACGTACAAATAGACACGATAAGTAGATACTGTTGCTACTGTTGCATcatagaaataaaaatacattgcAGAAATATCTATTCATCATGAATAAGCAATGCAGGACCTACACCTTTGCAATAGGATCTTCTTCAGTCaaagaagttaaaataaaaacatcagtACGAATCATCATAATATATTATGACAGAAAGAAATACGTAGACCAATGCATCTGCCTTTGGTATTGACATAACGTGTTCAGTTCAAGCTATGTATACTGCAAGGCTCAGCTTTACATGGTCTTGTATTTAGTTCATTgcgttgttgttgctgttgttgttcaTACTATAAGGCTAAGATTGTCTAGCCAATGAATTAATGAATAACTGCATAATAGTCTTTCTTGTACCTTGCTGAAGTCATTTTAATGTGTTTCAAGTAATTTGGTAGAAATAATTTTAACGTCTGAGCGATTTTCCAAAGTTTTATGGTTGTGAAGAAGATGCTGACTGAAAACGGACGCCCGTATTTAGAGCTTCCGAAGTATCAATGGCAACGGCTTTAACTAACTAATATCCCGGCTTAATATAAGATACTGTAGTACAAACAGATCAATATTAagcaaaaaatcataaaatagctattttggcATAAAAAAGAATCTTTAAAAGTTTCAATCATAGCAAAGATATATTCACAAAAAGCCAGGGTCTGAAAGGTAAAAGTGATTCCACAGGTCTGTGTCTGCTTGAATGACACAAAGTAGGAGTTGTTTCGATACGTCTATAGATAAATATATTCGGAAAcaatccaaaacaaaaaaaagcaactAAGCGTGTGTTTGGGACACTTCATACTAGTCATTGAGTTGGAATGATGTCTTTACATTTTCACAAAGTCCTGCTTCTGGTTTCGAATGGCATATGATTTTGCGTTGCCAATTCAGAAATTGCAAACCCTATATCGGATATGACGCGGAATAAATCTAACAGTCCGCCTTCATTAGTGAAATATGTGTCACTGATGCTACACTAAAAGTCATAACTCCATTGTATGTTTAGCAGTGCAAACAAAATTCCAGTTCTCTTCAGTTGATTTTTTTGTGATTCTGATACACAAGTGCAATGTATTTAGTTCTAAGAACAGATCCCTGACAAAGAGAAGATAGAGAGGACGTAGACACAacgtttaccccaaaatattttaatcattcTTCTACACCAAAACCTAATCAAGATGAAAAGCCCGTGAATCATAATATTGCACAAAACGATATTATTGATCAGAGGTCTATTTATAAAGACTTCACACCGAATAAAGGGAGACAAATGAAAGTAACTGATAAGTTATCACCGACACTCACTGAAGAGCAACATGATCGATACAGTAaagaaaaacagaacaaaatgaagAAATGAGTAACTTACTTCAAGACAGAAAAAAGCTTAATAAAATGCTGAAAGATCTATGAGCAAAGCATGATTTGTATTTCGATAGATGAAAGAAAAACTACAATGTATAAGacttatcaaataataaaaaagtaggAAAACACAGATATCTGTTTAAATAACAGTACGATTGCTTGTAGTAATCTAGCACAATCAAGAAGCATTATAAAAACTTTTCATCATGGAATAAAAAGGTATTTGGATTATATAAAGAGGCAAGACTTCTCTTTTCTCTATGTAAGGAAAATTTTTACACTTTGTGTTTCTCACCGTATACTTGCTCAAATCAGCATGTGTACGGCTTATTTTCGTTTCTAACGGTTTACAAGTAACGTGCAAACATTTGTCTACAATTGAATATATGCTTTTAAACCATAATCATATGTTTATAATTTACTCTATAttttacaaacacttttcaattttttcaacTATACCTTTTTGTACTGTATCAGTTGCATTTTTTCGGATGTAGAATACACTTTAAGCATACGTTTTTTTATTATGACAGTATACTATGATATGCATACTCATGGTAAaattaacccgcccgcttagctcagtaggtagagcgtcggtctacggatcgttgggtcgcgagttcgatcctcgggcggggcgtatgttctccctgactatttgatatacgacattgtgtctgcaatcattagtcctccacctctgataattcatgtggggaagttggcagttacttgcggagaacaggtttgtactggcacagaatccaggaacactggttaagttaactgcccgtcgttacatgactgaaatactgttgaaaaacggcattaaacccaacacaaacaaacaaacaaacatggtaAAATTACGTTAGGGGAAGTAACGTATACTTCCAGGCAGTATACTGTAACTTTACCGTTAAATGCACGACATTATCTATTGTGTGCATTGTACTAGGGAGTACATCGCAAGTTTAAATGTctttatttgtgcttgaaataGTAGTACTTCTaacaatcattttatttcatctctAATACTTGTTTGAGATACATTTTTGATACTTTCTGTTTCTTTCTACAACTCGCCCTCATTATTAGACTTAGGTTTATTAACTTTAAACCTGTTTAAAAAGAACCTGTCCCTAACCGGAAACGTGTAGTACAATACCCGCATCAGTTTTACTTTCGACGATAAAGTCGCCAAATATGCTCTCATTTtaacgaaaatattttatttttacagttttttcttCACCTTGGTTTGTATTTGTGTAgtatttttgtgggtttttttgcgCATATTGTGCAAGCTGCGATAGTGTCTTCTCCTAGAGAGAAATATGACTCGGAAATTAAGGTAAGCCCTGGGCCACGTTCAAATTCCGTCGCCGTCAGAGAAAGAGAATccatcaaataaaaaagatttgtCTTCTAAATCCAAAAAAGGAAACCTTCGAAAGATGATCAATTAGAACAAAAGGTGAACTGTAAGTTTAGCGCTGTTGAGGCTAAGCTGGAGAACTTTTCTTCATTGTTGGAAAAACTGACAACAGTCAGTAATTTTCCTCAGTATGACTCTGCACTTGACATGATTTAAACGGAGGGAAGTATTGCTAGCCATTAAGGGGGAAATTCATCTCCTTATAATAGCCTGTCTCTTAGTCCTGGACGAAAGGAAACCCGAGACTTGTTATCGAATGCGGGTTCAGACTTGGAAGACTCAGACTTGTCGGATGTTGGTACTAGACACTTATCAAGAGCTAACAAGTCTATATTGATGGAATTATTTGGGGAAGATGCCAAACCCAAATAAAAGGGTGGGAATTCTTAAGAGACTTACCAAAAACAATTTCTAGATTCAGTTTTACACACGAAACCTCCTGAAAAAAATTGTCAGCTTTTCAGGAAACTACAAAGGGGTGTTTTCCTTTAAATGATGGAACTGATTCTTTTCTTAATGTTCCGAGTCTTGATCCTATGATTGAGCAAGTATGTGATATTGCTATTATAACCTGTGTTCTTTCGAGATGTGATGtcttaataataaaatctataataagACTCAATTACACTTAATCCAGTATCTTTCAACACATGCTATGTATTAACAACTCCAAAAAGGTGGATATACGTGCCACAATTATCATTGAATGAGTCTTGAACAAGGCATTTTTCTCATGTCATTTTCTTTAGGAAAAATCAGGAGCTTTGGCTACTCGATTAAATTCATATGTCCTGAACTACATTTATGTTGGTGTGACATACAAGCACGTTACAAGATTGTCGTGAAGAACTGGACCATACTGTTTTGTTGGTTTTATGTCACTCCAAAACAATTTAGGAAAATGGCAGTTGTCCATATTTGAATGGTAGAGAGTTTACTGTCGAAAAGTCAGAAATGATTGAAAGGTAGAGGAAACCTCAGGTACATCCGGGCGTTATTACAGGCGTGGGCAGGTGCCTGGGTACAACCAGTATATATCTTAAAAGTATTTCCTGTATTTCCTACTTATGGGAGGTTAGTTCCATTCTTGAAATAACGCATTAGTTGATGTATTAATGTGAATGTTAATTCCATATATCTGGATATTTCTCCTTATTCCGTCAAACCCAAAAGATAAATACTGATGATAACACACAAGGGGTAACCtttacttattttgtaaaataaatgcaataaattcACTGATAACTGAATATTTCGTACAAAATGTGATGCTAAgagttaaaacattatttttaagatttttactcAACCCCCTTTaatttgtctttgttgttttatAGATATGCTTAAAATTTTCACATagcagtattatcagaatgattttcacgaagttcatgtgggagggaAAAGTTGGCCACTAGGTTGTGGTGAGTCTTTAAGTAATGACGACAAATGAACCGTTATGACACCTAGTTACCTACTGTTACTTTTTTATCTGGCGCTACTTTCAAGTCCGGATTTCCACTATAGTTGCAACAGTCGTGAATAATGTTTTTTAACATTAATTAACAGTTAGTACATactatataataataattgaCCAAGGATAAATATATTTTGAGCACTGACCGTGTAATTAAgcatttgtgacattttagaaaattaaCAATTAAACGCACAAATAAAAACGCTGTGGTTTActtaaaagtattacatataggatgaatatagtatatagtatatataatGTTACATAATCAAAGGAATATCACAAACGTCATTAATAGTAATGACATACTCTAttgaatcaaacattttttttgcctTTTACATCCAACATTAGACTTCCCCACTCAAAAATGAATATCTTTCCATAACAAGGCAGTCTCTTTGAATGATATAACACATTTTAAgatataatacataatatatcataaaacaaatttaatgtatatttattataGACGGTATTTAAATGATACAGTAAGGTGACATTCTATCAATGACAAAGAAACACATGACCTATAACTAAAAAAGATATTTCTTCAAAACTTAGCAAGTAATATGTAACATACAtattcctaaaaaaaaacaaaaaacactttaTCAAATATGATTCTATAACAAGCAGAAAATAGACATAATTTTGTTAAAGCCGAATATAGGTGAAATATTGACACAAATACTGTATGCCAAAAGACTAAATCTAACAGCGCATCTATAACAGTAGTACGCGTAAATAAGACACTGCAAATCAGCAATAAATAGAATagtattttctgttaaaattgcTTAAACAGAAAGTTTATTCAAACCTTCTTTCCaagtattatatttcagaaaagaCACAATAATTTAGCTCTTAAGCTATGAAATGATTAAAAGGTATAAACATACTAAagtaaaaaacaatatatataagtGGTGAAAATATGAATATACATAGTCACAAGATTCATTGTACATATATGGGAACATTGCTTTAGAACCGACCTTGGAACAATTATAATACTTTCATAATTGAAAAGCCACCACAGAAGAATTATGTTCCGTTGTATTTTAGGTATGGTAATCATACATGATTTACATGAAAACATTGAGAAATAAGGGTAAATATTACAGTGATATTTAGGAGGCCAGGATATGGGGTTTTACTgtataaacatttattaaaattacTGCAGTTGCATCACAGTacttgggtggacggatagctcagtggtttgcacactggccttccaatcctgaggtcggggttcgatccccggcagcttctcgggaattttcagaaacgcttttcagtgtttcccacccaactagaggtgtactggtcaggaacccaggcaatccttgcgtgtatcagtgctatacactgggcacgttaaagaaccaggctgtctattcgaaacgagctaggctaagttagccggataagcctgtatctgatttctgatctctctgtcgtgggggctttgtctcactctgtccctctggtcagatcgctctgtgtctgtactagtagaggatgaattatgcgccctgtgtggctgcatttgaactatgtaaagcgcctttggcgctatataaatctggtataatttaatgtacaacgccggtgaatatactatgtgtaaaattaggcgtttaatcaaataaagcagtttcagtttcagtttcagtttcagtagtAAATTTAGTTCAGTTTAAACCACATCTTGTTTCTTCTGCATAAGATATTTATTACgctgtgttttaaaaaaaactatacaatatactgaaaaaaagaaTCACTTAATAAAATAAGGCTAAACGATCAAACAGGTAAAGTTGTGAGAATGCAAGCAGGAAGAGTCTCAAATTGTCAACCTGTCATATGGTGGTTAAGCTGTAATAAAACTATAAtattagaatgattttcatgaagttcataTAAGAAAATGGTAGTTAATTTCTTTTGTGGCGGGTCTTTAACAGGTCCATCGCCTCGCATTAAAGAGCTAAATAGTATAATATTGATGTGAATATATTGTCTATAGAAGATGACtgtacattttgtgtcaaatAGGATGATTTCTAATAACTTTAACGTTTCTTTTGAAATGCACGGGCAAATAGCCAGCGGAAGTTTGTTGCAACCTCTACTTCCATACATATTTCATGCAAACCAGGTTGTTACAAAATTTCCAAAACTAAAAGTTTCACTTGCTGATaagatttagatattttaaagaatgttATATTCAACATCTTAATGGTATTTGTATAGGCATATCATTAgctattttaatgttttacttttgtaaacaatCGCTCCGGGTACTATTTTTAAAgagttcatgaatatttattttcaatgtcaCTGTGTATTTCATCCAAGAAAATTGACTGATTCAAGAGTTACTTCGCCTGTTGCCTTGTCTTCAACTTTCACAACTATTTCTGTCCCGCCAAATATAAAACTCGTACCAAACGCATGATTACTTCCCAAACTTGTGTCGGAAATAGGAATCGTGAACTCTCCAATAAGGCTGCATCCTTCTTCGGTAATAAAATGCGGATGTGCTGTAGATGATGAATATATCTTGAAACCAATCTTTGTTTGGTCGTCAGATACGGGTCTATAAATCTGTTCCGGCTGTTCTTCATTGAGTTTGACAGACTGGCCAGAACGGGCATGGATGCTAAAAATATTGTAACATCGCAGGTTTCCATTTTTATCACTTTCGACTTTTCCTTCAGGATGTTCGCATGTTCCATTGTACTGATGGGTTGTACCTGTTCCGTATGTATACTTGCAGACCCTTTCAGTGATTGCTGTAGGTTCATGACCGAAGATGACAGCTCCTTTCAACACTGCTAAGCCAGCATCATCAGGAACAATTACTCTTAGATTTCGAAATTTTGCCTGCACGCTCTCTTGTAACATTGGTGATGCAGAGAATCCACCGACCATTAGAATAGCAGCACAACCATGGACTGACGGCTCCTTCAGTAGAGTAGCAACATGATCGATTATGTTTCGGACAGTTGGCCCGAAGAACTCTTTAACTACATCAGCATCTACCTTCAATTTATCGCTGAGGACTTTTACTTTTCCGCCAAAACGCGACTGTAAGATTAAGCTTTTCAAATCATTGCTTCTCATATCGATGCATAGTGTTGAAAGACTAGCAGGCATACGGATCGTAACCTTTTCTTGTTTGGTCGGAGAAATTTGTCGTTTCTTTATTTCGAAATCGCGGAAGATTTCAATGTAGTCATCCGTATGCTTATTCTTGAATTTCATGATGACTTCTGGACCTGAAAAGGACATTTCAATTCCAGTGGAGTTATTCTATATTAACACTTGCATTCAAATTTAAGTCTGAGAAATTATGATTTCTGTTTTGTTATGAGAAGATAATGGcaatgtacatgttaaaatataGAGCTTTATGGTAACTCTTTCTCGGTctcattaattatttaaaaaaatcacacaaGGGAACGAAAAAATATGGATAACATCAACATGGTTGTATTTGTTCTGTTATGTTTAACAAATCATCAGGTTAGATTGACAAGATTTAAGAAACTGTAGTACACTCAAACAAGGGGCCTTAGATTGCTCACCTTAGTTTCACAGCTTGCTTGAATAGTGTTTGAGTATATATCTGTGAAATCAGTTTAAAATAGGGTCATTTTTTCTggacaagaaaaaaagtttcaactTAACAAATACGGGCTAGTTACGTGTGTTTTTGGTAAAAATAGAGATAGATAGAAAGTTCATCACAAATTAAACCTGAAATCTTAAGTAAAAACTGTAAtagttcattaaatattggtgagAAAGGTATgagccttgtgtcatatgatgtgtatGATGTTGTAGaccaactattttaagtctgaatcaaattcatttagtaattactgagatagagtggaagtgcatcaaaatttcaaccTGAATTTCTAGGTAAATAGGGGGTGGATAATTCATGAATacctggtgcaagagttatgacccttgtgtaaTATTGTGTGCGTGATAATGTGGAGATATTCTTTAAAGATAATGTTAACGACAGAGGGACAGACAAAtgatggacggacgacgaacaTCCAAATATCCTAAAACTTCAAAAGTTTAATGGAATATTGAtgcatgtgtcatatgatgtgtatgatgatgtagaacaactattttaattctgaatcaaattcatttagtaaaaatagagatagagtgaaaatcagaactttaatctgaaatcttaagtaaaaaatagaataattcaTTAACAgttggtgccaaagttatgacCTGTGTGTCATATAATATGTATGATGATGTAGACCAACTGTTTtatgtctgaatcaaatccattttgttattactgagatagagtaaaagtgcaacAAAATTTATACCTGAAGTGAAAAGGGTGGGTAAGTCATATAtaactggtgcaagagttatgaccttgtgtcatattgtGTGCGTGATGATGTGGAAAAACtatttaagttttaataaaatccttTATGTTAAGAATCAATGGGCATGATTCACGAAAAATTGGTTCCAGGGTtatggacattgtgtcatatgatgcggttgatgatgttaaacaacagtaaattaagtttgaatcaaattcatttagtaataaatgagaaagagtgaaagtgcaccaaaactttaacctaaagtTCTAAATAGATAGGGGATAATCcataaaatattggtgcgagAGTTATGCAATGTGCcgtatgatgtaggtgatgatgaagAGTGaccattttaaaattgaaaaaaaaaaaacaacatcaagaTGTtgcaaagataaagagaaagtgcctcaaaactttaacaaagatgaggacgcggaaggacgccgacgccgggtcgggTAGGACAGCTCTCTATATTTtgtatagtccagctaaaaacaaaatgtgcCTACCAGCAATGCTTGTGAGAAACGCCTCATAAGCCTGGTCTACTTTAATTCCTCACAATGCTTCTCCACTTGCCTTGTAAAGTTCCTTCAACTCACCGCTATCAGTGACTTCATGGACAGTGATGTCAATAGTTCCACCTCGAATGTAATATAATAACAAAGTAATACAGTAAAACGAATGCTTGTATTTAATAGAAACTGGCCCCCATGATTCTGCAAGAAAGCAGATGTCAGCATATATCtatatcatttaattaaatttcttttaatttattctAGGTATGCACTGTACTCTGTCAATTTTGATGGAATTGGTAGAAATGATATTATCAAGCatatcttcaaaaaataaattttactttcgcactagaaattattttaaaatccatatcTTTCTGAAACAAAATGTTTGCTTAATATTTGTAGGTATTTTATATAACAAAAGGAGAATACTTATATTACAGCGGCGTTTTTCATGCTTGGACAGTTAGTTACATTACAAATATGTATCTTTTCTGTAAAACATATTTGATTTGCATATTTTACCTCCTGCATCAAGTACTAGGTACTTTGTTCCAGACGAAAACTGAGCCAGCGATGTTTTTTCTCCTACAGTCGATGACTTCGATACTGGAAGATGGCGACAGTAAATAGAAGCGGCTTCCGGTTCAAGGCATATGGTCAGGTTCTTCGCTGGTATTTCAGCCTAGTTAAAATACATAAGTTTTACTAATTGATTAAAAAGTAAATACCGTGAAGACTGAGTTGCTGAAAACTTTATCCACTGTTTAAGCTGTCTTTTTGCTACGTTCTGAAATATCATCTACCAAAATTACAGCActgaattagaaaaaaatggtacttTATTTAACATCTTGTTCAAAATGGCGACAATAAATAGAAAACCACGTCTGCTTCAGCGTTTATGATCAGATTCTTTGCTATTATAttcatgtaaatttaaaaaacaaactataTGATGAAAATGTACTTATTGATATAAAGTTAAATGCCATCATCAACGTTTACATCATTTATCATTTGTATGTCTTGTCTTACAAGTCTTAATTATTATTCTTTAACAATGTTTTATAATTCCGTTTAATACAGTGAAGTTGTGCTAAAAGTTACACATACTTTCTGAGCTGCTTCTCGCATGAACTGCTTAGCCGCATCATTCCATATAGCTGGGACAGTGAGAACCCAGTGAATGTCGGATACACTCAATCCTATGTCGACTTGTCTGCCTAACGTGTCTAGAACATCTTTTTTGAGATAATCTATACACAGTGAGAACACCGTCATTGCTGGAAGCTTTTTGCCACTTTCATCTTCAAGTGTAGCATTTCTCTCCATGCCCTTGCCAGTGAGTAAAAGAAATGTTGATATTTCAActtttataatttaataaaatttgactcattgctgttatattttcttggcCTTTtagatcatggaatccattcaatgcATTTGTATAAATGAAGttcgcttaagctggtgctagttGCACATCTAATaacactcatgaacagactcaatccaaccgagtctgctattataatGTTTGGTTGATTTCTATGTTTCAACGGATCTTCTTATAAAGTTTTTGAATGAATTACATCTTGTAtatgtattca
The genomic region above belongs to Mercenaria mercenaria strain notata chromosome 12, MADL_Memer_1, whole genome shotgun sequence and contains:
- the LOC123534402 gene encoding heat shock 70 kDa protein 12A-like — encoded protein: MDSLVVVAIDFGTTYSGWAFSFRHEYERDPIKVSSKNWQGGTLVSQKGPTCILIKPDGKTTDSFGYDAESKYAEKAEENEQDQWFFYKRFKMMLFKDKGMERNATLEDESGKKLPAMTVFSLCIDYLKKDVLDTLGRQVDIGLSVSDIHWVLTVPAIWNDAAKQFMREAAQKAEIPAKNLTICLEPEAASIYCRHLPVSKSSTVGEKTSLAQFSSGTKYLVLDAGGGTIDITVHEVTDSGELKELYKASGEAL
- the LOC128547594 gene encoding heat shock 70 kDa protein 12A-like, producing the protein MSFSGPEVIMKFKNKHTDDYIEIFRDFEIKKRQISPTKQEKVTIRMPASLSTLCIDMRSNDLKSLILQSRFGGKVKVLSDKLKVDADVVKEFFGPTVRNIIDHVATLLKEPSVHGCAAILMVGGFSASPMLQESVQAKFRNLRVIVPDDAGLAVLKGAVIFGHEPTAITERVCKYTYGTGTTHQYNGTCEHPEGKVESDKNGNLRCYNIFSIHARSGQSVKLNEEQPEQIYRPVSDDQTKIGFKIYSSSTAHPHFITEEGCSLIGEFTIPISDTSLGSNHAFGTSFIFGGTEIVVKVEDKATGEVTLESVNFLG